The following proteins come from a genomic window of Neoarius graeffei isolate fNeoGra1 chromosome 26, fNeoGra1.pri, whole genome shotgun sequence:
- the camk1b gene encoding calcium/calmodulin-dependent protein kinase type 1: protein MPLGEDGHSWKKKTSDIKEIYDFKDVLGTGAFSEVVLAEEKRTCKLVAIKCIPKKALEGKENSIENEIAVLHKIKHANIVSLEDIYENKSHLYLVMQLVSGGELFDRIVEKGFYTEKDASKLIQQILDAVKYLHDMGIVHRDLKPENLLYYSMDEDSKIMISDFGLSKIEGSGSVMSTACGTPGYVAPEVLAQKPYSKAVDCWSIGVIAYILLCGYPPFYDENDSKLFEQILKAEYEFDSPYWDDISDSAKDFIIHLMERDPNLRYTCDQALQHPWIAGDTALDKNIHESVSAQIKKNFAKSKWKQAFNATAVVRHMRRLQLGTSQEGQSQLSPHSPCSERLLLPEGTEEEEDEQSTSQRDNNGCSESAGEGAGHDGIQNCAFRLHPASRV, encoded by the exons TGGTGCGTTCTCCGAGGTTGTCCTAGCCGAGGAGAAGCGAACATGCAAGTTGGTGGCGATAAAGTGCATTCCAAAGAAAGCACTGGAAGGGAAAGAGAACAGCATTGAGAACGAAATCGCCGTTCTTCACAA GATTAAACACGCCAACATTGTTTCTCTGGAGGACATCTATGAGAACAAGTCGCACCTCTACCTCGTCATGCAGCT GGTGTCTGGCGGCGAGCTCTTTGACAGGATTGTGGAAAAAGGTTTTTACACAGAGAAAGACGCCAGCAAGCTCATCCAGCAGATCCTGGATGCTGTGAAGTATCTGCACGACATGGGCATAGTGCACCGAGACCTGAAG ccaGAGAACCTGCTATATTACAGCATGGACGAGGACTCGAAGATCATGATCAGTGATTTTGGCTTGTCAAAGATCGAGGGCTCGGGCAGTGTGATGAGCACAGCATGCGGAACTCCTGGATACGTAG CTCCAGAAGTTTTGGCCCAGAAGCCATACAGTAAAGCAGTGGATTGCTGGTCCATCGGTGTCATCGCGTACATCCT TTTGTGTGGTTATCCACCATTTTACGATGAGAACGATTCCAAGCTGTTTGAGCAGATCCTGAAGGCCGAGTATGAGTTTGACTCGCCATACTGGGACGACATCTCCGATTCAG CCAAGGACTTCATCATACATCTGATGGAGAGAGACCCCAATCTGCGCTACACGTGTGATCAAGCACTGCAGCATCCATG GATTGCCGGCGATACAGCACTGGACAAGAACATCCATGAGTCTGTGAGCGCTCAGATCAAGAAGAACTTTGCCAAGAGCAAGTGGAAG CAAGCGTTTAATGCCACAGCAGTGGTCCGACACATGCGTCGCCTCCAACTGGGCACCAGTCAAGAAGGGCAGAGCCAGCTGTCGCCCCACAGCCCCTGCAGCGAGCGTCTCCTGCTGCCCGAGGGAACTGAGGAGGAAGAGGACGAACAAAGCA CCTCTCAGAGGGACAATAACGGCTGCTCCGAAAGCGCTGGTGAAGGGGCGGGGCACGACGGCATCCAGAACTGCGCCTTCCGCCTGCACCCAGCCAGCCGGGTCTGA